From a single Glycine soja cultivar W05 chromosome 19, ASM419377v2, whole genome shotgun sequence genomic region:
- the LOC114399725 gene encoding protein TERMINAL FLOWER 1-like, producing MAKMPLEPLIVGRVIGEVLDSFTTSTKMTVSYNKKQVYNGHELFPSTVNTKPKVEIEGGDMRSFFTLIMTDPDVPGPSDPYLREHLHWIVTDIPGTTDATFGKELVSYEVPKPNIGIHRFVFVLFKQKRRQCVTPPTSRDHFNTRKFAAENDLGLPVAAVYFNAQRETAARRR from the exons ATGGCAAAAATGCCTTTAGAGCCTCTAATAGTGGGGAGAGTCATAGGAGAAGTTCTTGATTCTTTCACCACAAGCACAAAAATGACTGTGAGTTACAACAAGAAGCAAGTTTACAATGGCCATGAGCTCTTCCCTTCCACTGTCAACACCAAGCCCAAGGTTGAGATTGAGGGTGGTGATATGAGGTCCTTCTTTACACtg ATCATGACTGACCCTGATGTTCCTGGCCCTAGTGACCCTTATCTGAGAGAGCACTTGCACTG GATAGTGACAGATATTCCAGGCACAACAGATGCCACATTTG GGAAAGAGTTGGTGAGCTATGAGGTCCCAAAGCCTAATATTGGAATCCATAGGTTTGTGTTTGTCCTGTTCAAGCAAAAGCGTAGACAGTGTGTTACTCCACCCACTTCAAGGGACCACTTCAACACACGCAAATTCGCAGCAGAGAACGACCTTGGCCTCCCTGTGGCTGCTGTCTACTTCAATGCACAGAGGGAAACGGCTGCAAGAAGACGCTAG